Proteins encoded by one window of Desulfonatronum sp. SC1:
- a CDS encoding ATP-binding protein yields MDNDLLQRLLFLNPWLKGEVSSRNFISSNIPDKYVHRSVEKERLEAPLSGKPKVRMITGPRQAGKSTLAWRIFQNSGRSPLFLFCEDMLIRSWCREVIPFLHDLKELLPEPVPLFLEEAQHLTEAGLFLKGLVDLGPVKEIWVTGSSSFHLQAKNRESLAGRAIRHSLLPFSLEETAASDASLPPLLAMDKRRAQLARHLTFGGYPEVWFSATPEKVLWDLIQAFILRDASDMFHVRYPDAFRRLLKLLAFDTGNLLNMSNLAQECGVNRKTVQNYLDILEETHIIRRILPFQAGKRSEVTRAPKCYFVDNGIRNVLLGLTSEMDILERPDTGALVENWVLSELLKNLPNRWSVRYWRSTSKAEMDFVLSNGQRIIAVEVKAGRMVRPSVSRSARSFLEAYAPFILFVVNQSLDTKATVQDRPVRFIPLEAAIPEILRHVSE; encoded by the coding sequence ATGGACAACGATCTGCTTCAACGCTTACTTTTTCTGAATCCTTGGCTTAAAGGAGAGGTTTCGTCACGGAATTTTATTTCATCAAACATTCCGGATAAATACGTTCATCGATCCGTTGAGAAGGAAAGGCTTGAAGCACCTCTCTCAGGCAAGCCTAAGGTGCGGATGATCACTGGGCCGCGACAAGCTGGGAAGTCAACCCTGGCATGGAGAATCTTTCAAAATTCCGGACGATCTCCGCTTTTTCTGTTTTGCGAGGACATGCTCATCCGTTCCTGGTGTAGGGAGGTCATCCCGTTTTTGCACGACCTCAAGGAACTGCTCCCTGAACCAGTTCCCCTCTTTCTGGAAGAGGCTCAACACCTGACCGAAGCTGGTTTGTTCCTCAAAGGGCTGGTGGACTTAGGGCCTGTAAAGGAAATATGGGTAACAGGTTCATCAAGCTTTCATCTCCAGGCCAAAAACAGAGAGTCCTTGGCCGGACGGGCCATCAGGCACTCTCTCCTGCCTTTTTCCCTGGAAGAGACTGCCGCCTCAGACGCATCACTGCCGCCGCTATTAGCCATGGACAAACGCCGGGCACAGCTTGCTCGGCACCTGACTTTTGGCGGGTATCCTGAAGTCTGGTTCTCGGCCACGCCAGAGAAGGTGCTGTGGGATCTGATTCAGGCTTTTATCCTGCGCGACGCATCAGACATGTTTCATGTTCGGTATCCAGACGCCTTTCGTCGCCTTTTGAAGCTGCTGGCCTTTGACACTGGCAATCTCCTGAACATGTCCAACCTGGCTCAGGAATGTGGGGTGAACAGGAAAACTGTGCAAAACTACCTGGACATTCTTGAGGAAACGCATATCATTCGGCGCATTTTGCCATTCCAGGCGGGAAAGCGTTCAGAAGTGACACGTGCCCCCAAGTGTTACTTCGTGGACAATGGCATCCGCAATGTTTTGCTTGGCCTGACATCTGAAATGGATATCCTGGAGCGTCCGGATACAGGGGCTTTAGTGGAAAACTGGGTGCTTTCCGAATTGCTCAAAAACCTGCCAAACAGATGGTCCGTGCGCTACTGGCGATCGACTTCCAAAGCTGAAATGGATTTTGTCCTCAGTAACGGTCAAAGAATCATTGCCGTGGAAGTCAAAGCGGGTCGCATGGTCCGTCCGTCCGTTTCTCGTTCAGCCAGAAGCTTTTTGGAAGCCTACGCTCCTTTCATTCTTTTTGTTGTAAATCAGTCTTTGGATACGAAAGCTACCGTGCAGGATCGTCCTGTGCGGTTCATTCCGCTGGAAGCAGCCATCCCGGAAATTTTAAGGCATGTATCGGAGTAG
- the ruvA gene encoding Holliday junction branch migration protein RuvA — translation MIGYLQGQILQKIPKGCILVTSGGVGYALVLPVREIQNLSAPGDEVAYFVYTLVREDALELYGFTTWEERAAFEIMLSISKLGPKTALAILSHFDLASLRETVAKQDGYSLSKVPGIGQKTAQRILLELQDKLKILPAAPRQAGAPSGPSWVRGDILAGLVNLGYSEAEVAPLVDAALRDEPDLAPGEVIRVVLKGMASQK, via the coding sequence GTGATCGGATACCTGCAAGGCCAGATTCTGCAAAAGATTCCAAAGGGCTGCATTCTGGTCACCTCCGGAGGGGTGGGGTACGCCCTGGTTTTGCCGGTGCGAGAGATTCAAAATCTGTCTGCCCCCGGAGACGAAGTCGCCTATTTCGTCTACACCCTGGTCCGTGAGGACGCCCTGGAACTGTATGGCTTCACGACATGGGAAGAGCGGGCCGCTTTCGAGATCATGCTGAGCATTTCCAAATTGGGTCCGAAAACCGCCCTGGCGATCCTTTCCCATTTCGACCTGGCCTCTTTGCGGGAAACCGTGGCCAAGCAGGACGGCTACTCCCTGTCCAAGGTCCCAGGCATCGGCCAGAAGACCGCCCAGCGCATCCTTCTGGAGCTGCAAGACAAACTGAAGATCCTGCCCGCGGCCCCTCGCCAAGCCGGAGCTCCCTCCGGCCCGTCCTGGGTCCGGGGGGACATATTGGCCGGGTTGGTCAACCTCGGGTACTCTGAAGCCGAGGTCGCCCCTCTGGTGGATGCGGCCCTGCGAGACGAACCGGACCTGGCTCCCGGCGAGGTGATTCGGGTCGTGCTGAAAGGAATGGCGTCCCAAAAATGA
- the ruvC gene encoding crossover junction endodeoxyribonuclease RuvC: MIVLGIDPGSRITGYGLISEISGRLSLIDAGTIRTTPDAGMDVRLGQIFFRLVEIISLHQPANSAIENVFQARNPSSALKLGQARGVAIAACAQGRVPVFSYEPTMIKKSIVGVGRAEKSQVAFMVARLLGVSKPDWALDASDALAVAICHVNQQRFFRLTDGSRNHG; this comes from the coding sequence TTGATCGTCCTGGGGATTGATCCCGGCTCGCGGATCACCGGGTACGGTCTGATCAGCGAGATTTCTGGTCGGTTGTCCCTGATCGACGCCGGGACCATCCGGACCACCCCGGACGCCGGGATGGATGTCCGCCTTGGCCAGATTTTTTTTCGGCTCGTGGAAATCATCTCCCTGCATCAACCCGCCAACAGCGCCATTGAAAACGTGTTTCAGGCTCGCAACCCGTCTTCCGCGCTCAAGCTCGGCCAGGCTAGGGGCGTAGCCATCGCGGCCTGCGCCCAGGGTAGGGTTCCGGTGTTCAGCTACGAGCCGACCATGATCAAGAAAAGCATCGTGGGCGTGGGGCGGGCGGAAAAGTCCCAGGTGGCCTTCATGGTGGCGCGGCTTTTGGGGGTATCCAAGCCGGACTGGGCTCTGGACGCCAGCGACGCGCTGGCCGTAGCCATCTGTCACGTCAACCAGCAGCGCTTTTTTCGTCTGACCGACGGGAGCCGAAATCATGGCTGA
- a CDS encoding YebC/PmpR family DNA-binding transcriptional regulator, whose product MAGHSKWKNIQARKSVQDKKRGKVFTKVTKEIMLAARQGGGDPDINARLRTAIAAAKAVNLPKDKIDTAMKKGTGELGGEALDEITYEGYGPGGVAILVDAATDNRNRTVADVRHIFSKNGGNLGESGCVGWMFDKKGVFTFNRADHTDEQLLEIGLDAGVEDIREDGEVWEVSTSQEHFQAVQEAFAAAGLTSLSEEVTMVPQNLVPVDVEIGRKIIRLMDALEDYDDVQNVHVNCDFPEELMQDE is encoded by the coding sequence ATGGCAGGACACAGCAAGTGGAAAAACATCCAGGCCCGTAAATCCGTGCAGGACAAAAAACGGGGCAAGGTCTTCACCAAGGTGACCAAGGAAATCATGCTCGCGGCCAGGCAGGGCGGCGGTGATCCGGACATCAACGCCCGGCTGCGTACGGCCATTGCCGCGGCCAAGGCCGTGAACCTGCCCAAGGACAAGATCGACACGGCCATGAAAAAAGGGACCGGCGAACTGGGCGGCGAGGCCCTGGACGAGATCACTTACGAGGGCTACGGGCCGGGCGGAGTGGCCATTCTCGTGGACGCGGCCACGGACAACCGCAACCGGACCGTGGCGGATGTTCGGCACATCTTTTCCAAGAACGGCGGGAACCTGGGCGAATCCGGGTGCGTGGGCTGGATGTTCGACAAGAAGGGCGTGTTCACCTTCAACCGGGCCGACCATACCGACGAGCAACTCCTGGAAATCGGTCTGGATGCCGGGGTGGAGGACATCCGCGAAGACGGTGAAGTCTGGGAGGTCAGCACGTCTCAGGAGCATTTCCAGGCCGTGCAGGAGGCTTTTGCCGCGGCCGGACTGACCTCGCTGAGCGAAGAAGTGACCATGGTTCCCCAGAACCTGGTTCCCGTGGACGTGGAGATCGGACGTAAGATCATCCGGTTGATGGATGCCCTGGAAGACTATGACGACGTCCAGAACGTGCATGTGAACTGCGACTTTCCGGAAGAATTGATGCAGGATGAATAG
- a CDS encoding CBS and ACT domain-containing protein — MLISDWMTREVITVEPDVSMMKVSKIMKEKRIRRLPVVAADKKLLGIVTDRDIKEASPSKATTLDIHELYYLLSEIKVKDIMTKKPFTVLPEDTIERAALVMMEKRVGGLPVVDAQGKIAGIITESDIFKVLIAITGAHFGGVLLAFKLPNTEGSLKEVLEVLRHEQARIISILTSYGQQEEEGYRQVYVRIQDLEKNVLDALLEKLRKQFDLLYWARDSLHPVK, encoded by the coding sequence ATGCTTATCAGTGATTGGATGACCAGGGAGGTCATTACCGTGGAGCCGGACGTCTCCATGATGAAAGTTTCCAAGATCATGAAGGAAAAGCGTATCCGTCGCCTTCCCGTGGTGGCTGCCGACAAGAAATTGCTCGGCATCGTCACGGACCGGGATATCAAGGAAGCCTCGCCGTCCAAGGCAACCACCCTTGATATCCACGAACTGTACTATCTCCTTTCGGAGATCAAGGTCAAAGACATCATGACCAAAAAGCCCTTCACCGTCCTGCCGGAGGACACCATTGAGCGAGCGGCCCTGGTCATGATGGAAAAGCGGGTCGGCGGCCTGCCCGTGGTCGACGCTCAGGGCAAGATTGCCGGGATCATTACGGAGAGCGACATCTTCAAGGTGCTGATTGCCATAACCGGAGCGCATTTCGGCGGCGTCCTGCTGGCTTTCAAGCTTCCCAACACCGAAGGCAGTCTCAAGGAAGTGCTTGAAGTGTTGCGCCACGAACAAGCCCGGATCATCAGCATCCTGACCTCCTACGGCCAGCAGGAGGAAGAAGGTTATCGGCAGGTGTATGTCCGGATTCAAGACCTGGAAAAGAACGTCCTGGATGCCTTGTTGGAGAAATTGAGAAAGCAGTTCGATTTGCTGTACTGGGCCAGAGATAGCCTGCACCCCGTAAAATAG
- the ruvB gene encoding Holliday junction branch migration DNA helicase RuvB: MTQAQASPQTLPIEETIRPKRLEDFIGQDDLRANLRVFLQAARDRGQALDHTLFYGPPGLGKTTLAQIMANELGVNLVTTSGPVLERSGDLAAIVTNLGRQDLLFIDEIHRMPASVEEILYPAMEDFKLDLIIGQGPGARTVKIDLEPFTLVGATTRLGLLTSPLRDRFGVIARLNFYNEAELATIIRRAAALLSATITDGGALEIGRRARGTPRIANRLLRRVWDFASVQGGIQIDARLAQEALGRMDVDAHGLDQMDRRILSALIKQFQGGPVGVKTLAVACSEEVRTIEDIYEPYLIQCGFIKRTARGRVATAQAFAHLKERIPQAFAAREQGALDFE; encoded by the coding sequence ATGACCCAGGCTCAAGCGTCACCCCAAACATTACCCATTGAAGAGACCATCCGGCCGAAACGGTTGGAGGACTTCATCGGCCAGGATGATTTGCGGGCCAATCTGCGGGTTTTTCTGCAGGCGGCCCGGGATCGCGGACAAGCCCTGGACCATACCTTGTTCTATGGCCCTCCCGGACTGGGTAAGACCACCTTGGCCCAGATCATGGCCAACGAGCTGGGCGTGAATCTTGTGACCACATCCGGTCCGGTTCTGGAGCGCAGTGGGGACTTGGCCGCCATCGTGACCAACCTGGGGCGTCAGGATCTGCTGTTCATCGATGAAATTCACCGCATGCCGGCCAGCGTGGAGGAGATTCTCTATCCGGCCATGGAGGATTTCAAGCTGGATCTGATTATCGGTCAAGGGCCGGGCGCACGCACCGTGAAGATCGACCTGGAACCCTTCACCCTGGTCGGGGCCACGACCCGCCTCGGCCTGCTGACCTCTCCGCTGCGGGATCGCTTTGGCGTGATTGCACGGCTGAATTTTTACAACGAGGCGGAGCTGGCGACCATCATCCGGCGGGCCGCGGCCCTGCTGTCCGCGACGATTACCGACGGCGGCGCATTGGAGATCGGCCGCCGCGCCCGGGGTACGCCCCGGATCGCCAACCGCCTGCTGCGCCGGGTTTGGGACTTCGCCTCGGTGCAGGGCGGCATACAAATCGACGCCCGGTTAGCCCAGGAGGCCTTGGGCCGGATGGACGTGGACGCCCACGGTCTGGATCAGATGGACCGGCGCATCCTCAGCGCTCTGATCAAGCAGTTCCAGGGCGGTCCGGTGGGGGTCAAGACCCTGGCCGTGGCCTGCTCTGAAGAGGTGCGGACCATCGAGGACATCTACGAGCCGTACCTGATCCAATGCGGGTTCATCAAACGCACGGCCCGCGGCCGCGTGGCCACGGCCCAGGCTTTCGCCCACCTCAAGGAACGCATTCCTCAAGCCTTCGCCGCTCGGGAGCAAGGGGCGTTGGATTTTGAGTAA
- a CDS encoding tRNA1(Val) (adenine(37)-N6)-methyltransferase, whose product MHSQIADNPHRRLFPRGLVQPEHGFRFSIDALLLACFAAGRQHRNVIDLGTGCGVVSLGLLLLDQERCDQVKSFHVLGVDKNPEMVAAAQANAAKLDFAARFTSVLGNVAAMNEIPGFRPGGFDAALCNPPYRPSGHGRMPSNPARQSAMFETDTRTEDFLEAASRALSTKGRLYMVHLPEHLPRLLGHLAAVKLEPKRLRLVHAHRDKSASLLLLETGKGGNPGLSVEPPLILYHRDCSAAGDVVHRITDEALTFCPFLDCNSSRPSQKPPEQP is encoded by the coding sequence ATGCACTCCCAAATCGCCGACAATCCGCATCGACGCCTCTTTCCCCGAGGACTGGTCCAGCCGGAGCACGGCTTTCGCTTTTCCATCGACGCCCTTTTGCTGGCCTGTTTCGCGGCCGGTCGCCAACATCGAAACGTCATCGATCTAGGGACCGGATGCGGTGTGGTCAGCCTGGGACTTCTTCTGCTTGACCAGGAAAGGTGTGACCAGGTGAAATCGTTTCATGTTCTCGGGGTGGACAAGAACCCAGAGATGGTCGCCGCGGCCCAAGCCAATGCCGCGAAGCTCGATTTCGCGGCCCGCTTCACTTCGGTTTTGGGCAATGTCGCGGCCATGAACGAAATACCGGGATTCCGCCCCGGCGGCTTTGATGCCGCGCTCTGTAATCCTCCGTATCGGCCATCCGGCCATGGGCGCATGCCCTCCAACCCGGCAAGGCAATCCGCGATGTTCGAAACCGATACGCGCACCGAGGATTTCCTTGAAGCGGCGTCACGGGCTTTGTCGACCAAGGGGCGGCTCTACATGGTCCATCTGCCGGAGCATCTCCCACGGCTCCTCGGCCATCTCGCGGCCGTTAAGCTCGAGCCGAAACGCTTGCGCCTGGTCCACGCTCACCGAGACAAGTCGGCTTCCCTGCTGTTGCTGGAAACCGGAAAGGGGGGCAATCCCGGGTTGTCCGTCGAGCCCCCCTTGATTTTGTATCACCGCGACTGCTCTGCCGCTGGAGACGTCGTCCATCGAATCACCGACGAAGCGCTGACGTTTTGCCCTTTTCTGGATTGCAACAGCTCTCGCCCCTCCCAAAAGCCACCGGAACAGCCCTGA
- the larC gene encoding nickel pincer cofactor biosynthesis protein LarC: MKALYLDCPSGISGDMLLAGLIDLGLDIADLERLFHQAGMDLNLRTEQDVRCGLAGKRLEIRSNVAQPLRRLPDILRLLDGLALAPDVERRARRAFERLAEVEAKVHGVDPSAIHFHEVGAVDTVVDVVGAFWGLHELGIATVYAGPLPWFRGQVRCAHGLLPLPAPAVVELLHGKPVFSTDHTVELITPTGALLVDQLVDEFRPGPQGTLHRCGIGLGTMELADQPNALRCLLHVPSSPADRAESPNAGTERTEEVVQFSTNIDHLTGEELGGCFEALFEVGALDVLFLPGMMKKNRPGGQLQVLCRPENAAAVQQAVFQQTLTLGVRRQRLERVVLARGETVAETPMGELPVKQAEMEDQRYERPEFEALQELAKRTGRSVAQLRYLLKPCNASDQQCAGKTLEEKDGLNEGDERGEEIILRIAPASAATDSGRR, encoded by the coding sequence ATGAAAGCACTGTATTTGGACTGCCCTAGCGGGATCAGTGGTGATATGCTGCTCGCCGGCTTGATTGATCTTGGATTGGATATCGCCGACCTGGAACGGCTTTTTCACCAGGCCGGAATGGATTTGAATCTGCGCACGGAGCAAGACGTCCGGTGTGGACTTGCGGGGAAACGATTGGAAATACGATCGAACGTCGCGCAGCCGTTGCGCCGTCTTCCGGATATTCTGCGACTTCTGGACGGCTTGGCCTTGGCTCCGGATGTGGAACGACGCGCCAGGCGGGCCTTTGAGCGACTGGCCGAAGTGGAGGCCAAGGTTCACGGCGTTGATCCGTCGGCCATCCATTTTCATGAAGTCGGCGCCGTGGACACAGTGGTGGACGTAGTTGGGGCTTTCTGGGGGCTGCACGAGTTGGGGATAGCCACCGTGTATGCCGGACCGCTGCCCTGGTTTCGAGGCCAAGTGCGCTGCGCCCACGGCCTCCTGCCTTTGCCCGCCCCTGCGGTGGTGGAACTGCTCCACGGTAAACCCGTTTTCAGCACGGACCACACGGTGGAGCTGATCACCCCCACCGGGGCTCTTCTTGTAGACCAACTGGTGGACGAATTCCGTCCCGGACCGCAAGGAACGCTGCACCGGTGCGGCATTGGGCTCGGCACTATGGAATTGGCCGACCAGCCCAACGCCTTGCGCTGCCTGCTCCATGTCCCTTCCTCTCCCGCCGACCGCGCGGAATCGCCGAACGCGGGCACGGAACGCACGGAAGAGGTTGTCCAGTTCTCCACGAACATCGACCATCTGACCGGAGAGGAATTGGGGGGCTGTTTCGAGGCGTTGTTCGAGGTCGGTGCACTGGATGTTCTGTTTCTTCCGGGGATGATGAAGAAAAATCGTCCGGGCGGCCAGCTTCAGGTGCTCTGCAGGCCGGAGAATGCAGCCGCCGTGCAACAGGCCGTCTTCCAGCAGACATTAACCCTGGGCGTACGGCGCCAACGCCTGGAGCGAGTCGTCCTGGCCCGGGGAGAGACCGTGGCCGAGACGCCCATGGGCGAGTTGCCGGTCAAACAAGCGGAAATGGAAGATCAGCGATACGAACGTCCGGAATTCGAGGCTCTCCAGGAACTGGCCAAGCGGACGGGGCGATCCGTGGCCCAGTTGCGCTACTTGCTGAAGCCGTGCAACGCCTCGGATCAGCAATGCGCGGGAAAAACTCTTGAAGAAAAAGACGGCCTGAATGAAGGCGACGAACGAGGGGAGGAGATTATCCTCCGGATTGCGCCGGCTTCGGCTGCAACGGATAGCGGCCGCAGGTAA
- the thyX gene encoding FAD-dependent thymidylate synthase, with product MSQAKLNVRLLSMTPDALAVIYAAFRQCYSPGYVGDLWPRLVGGEVDPAEQARFVADVMESGHHSPVEHVSFTFAVEGVSRALTHQLVRHRLASYSQQSQRYVNESGFEYVLPPQIAKIPEARELFEEFMARTAETYGRLRELLQAHGRKGAKANEDARFVLPQAAESKIVLTMNCRSLLHFFALRCCERAQWEIRAMAKEMLVICQEQLPVVFQHAGARCVGLGYCPEGERFTCGRYPLQPKPAQSGG from the coding sequence ATGTCTCAAGCCAAGTTGAACGTACGGCTTCTGTCCATGACCCCCGACGCCTTGGCCGTAATCTACGCCGCGTTTCGGCAGTGTTACAGCCCCGGATACGTGGGCGATCTCTGGCCGAGGCTGGTGGGAGGGGAGGTGGACCCAGCGGAGCAGGCCCGTTTCGTCGCGGACGTGATGGAGTCCGGCCATCACAGCCCGGTGGAGCACGTCAGCTTCACCTTTGCCGTGGAAGGGGTTTCCCGGGCCTTGACCCATCAACTGGTGCGTCATCGGCTGGCCTCCTATTCCCAGCAAAGCCAGCGCTACGTGAACGAGAGCGGGTTCGAGTACGTGCTGCCGCCCCAGATCGCCAAGATTCCGGAAGCCAGGGAACTGTTCGAGGAATTCATGGCCCGGACCGCCGAAACCTACGGGCGCTTGCGGGAACTGCTCCAGGCCCATGGCCGCAAGGGGGCCAAGGCCAACGAGGATGCCCGGTTCGTTCTGCCCCAGGCCGCGGAGAGCAAAATCGTCCTGACCATGAACTGCCGCAGCCTGCTGCACTTCTTCGCCCTGCGCTGCTGCGAGCGCGCTCAGTGGGAAATTCGGGCCATGGCCAAGGAAATGCTGGTCATTTGCCAAGAGCAGTTGCCGGTCGTGTTCCAGCACGCCGGGGCACGTTGCGTCGGCCTGGGGTACTGTCCCGAAGGGGAGCGCTTTACCTGCGGCCGCTATCCGTTGCAGCCGAAGCCGGCGCAATCCGGAGGATAA